In the genome of Ignavibacteria bacterium, one region contains:
- the hslU gene encoding ATP-dependent protease ATPase subunit HslU, with product MELEKTTEKPKDKTKKISLSSVIKNGNSKNISINQLTPSEIVAELDKYIIGQRNAKKSVAIALRNRWRRQSVTDKLRDEIMPNNIIMIGPTGVGKTEIARRISKLANAPFLKVEASKFTEVGYVGRDVESMVREITDQSVNMVKTDRMKEVQKKAEENAIERILDILLPPVRKKAGEAAVAASDNAVETHNEEDSYQNTRAKLREQLLQGKLESRQIELDITAENFPMLQVLGPVGLDDMGLNLGEMFGNMMPKKQKKRKLTVSEAKKVLTQEESGKLIDMDSVIKEAIDKVQNSGIIFIDEIDKIAGKQSQNSNPDVSREGVQRDLLPIVEGSTVVTKYGSVKTDHVLFIASGAFHVSKPSDLIPELQGRFPIRVELDSLGYEEFYQILTQPENALIKQYTALLKTEGVDIVFKDDSIMEVAKIAAEVNENVENIGARRLHTILSNLLEDLLFEIPDKNKKKKIEIDRELVLKKLGTIVKDRDLSRYIL from the coding sequence ATGGAATTAGAAAAAACGACAGAAAAACCAAAAGACAAAACTAAAAAAATAAGTTTGAGTTCAGTTATAAAAAACGGTAATTCAAAAAATATATCCATAAACCAGCTGACACCTTCAGAAATCGTCGCTGAATTGGATAAATATATAATCGGTCAGAGAAATGCGAAAAAATCTGTTGCTATTGCTCTGCGAAACAGATGGCGAAGACAATCCGTAACGGATAAACTGCGTGATGAGATTATGCCGAATAATATTATTATGATTGGACCAACAGGAGTCGGAAAAACTGAAATAGCAAGGAGAATCTCTAAACTTGCTAACGCTCCGTTTTTGAAAGTAGAGGCATCAAAATTTACAGAAGTCGGTTATGTCGGACGTGACGTTGAGTCTATGGTTCGTGAAATCACCGACCAGTCGGTAAATATGGTGAAGACAGACAGGATGAAAGAAGTCCAGAAGAAAGCTGAAGAAAATGCAATTGAAAGAATCCTGGATATTTTACTTCCACCTGTCAGAAAAAAAGCAGGAGAAGCGGCAGTTGCAGCTTCGGACAATGCTGTCGAAACTCACAATGAAGAAGATTCATATCAAAATACAAGAGCTAAGCTGCGCGAACAGCTTCTTCAGGGAAAGCTTGAAAGCAGACAGATTGAGCTTGATATAACTGCTGAAAATTTTCCTATGCTTCAGGTATTGGGACCTGTCGGATTAGATGATATGGGATTAAATTTAGGAGAAATGTTCGGGAATATGATGCCGAAAAAACAAAAGAAAAGAAAACTCACTGTTTCTGAAGCTAAAAAAGTTCTTACTCAGGAAGAATCAGGTAAGCTTATTGATATGGACAGCGTTATAAAAGAAGCAATTGATAAAGTTCAAAATTCAGGAATTATCTTTATAGATGAAATTGACAAGATTGCAGGCAAGCAAAGCCAAAACTCTAATCCCGACGTTTCACGTGAAGGTGTGCAGAGAGATTTGCTTCCGATTGTAGAAGGTTCAACGGTAGTTACAAAATACGGCTCAGTCAAAACTGACCATGTATTATTCATTGCATCAGGTGCGTTTCACGTTTCAAAGCCAAGCGATTTAATTCCCGAACTTCAGGGAAGATTTCCGATAAGAGTCGAGCTTGATAGTCTTGGTTATGAAGAATTTTATCAGATACTTACACAACCTGAAAATGCTTTGATAAAACAATATACCGCGCTTCTGAAAACAGAGGGTGTTGATATTGTTTTCAAAGATGACAGTATTATGGAAGTAGCGAAAATTGCTGCCGAAGTTAATGAGAATGTAGAAAACATCGGGGCAAGAAGATTGCACACCATTTTGTCTAATCTATTGGAAGATTTATTGTTTGAAATACCTGATAAAAACAAAAAGAAAAAGATTGAAATCGACAGGGAATTAGTATTGAAAAAATTAGGAACAATTGTGAAAGATAGAGATTTAAGCAGATATATATTGTAA